The Hevea brasiliensis isolate MT/VB/25A 57/8 unplaced genomic scaffold, ASM3005281v1 Scaf300, whole genome shotgun sequence region TTCTAATGAACACGTCCTTAAGTAGCTGTAGATCATGGGTATGtccttaaaattccagattttgcCAATATGGTTTCATTAGAACTATGTGAGTGATATTTTATATCCTTCAATCCTTTCCCATTCTTACATCTTGTACTCCGTTGAGAAAAACAAATCCGTTGGCTTCTTTTATTTCATCTTAAAGAAAATACTGTAAAAGAAAAACAAGTAGTAGAAAGTATAATTAATAGATAAAAATCAAGATGTATAGTTATAATTCTCCTATTATGACTGCATATATGTGTTTGCATGTTTCTAACTGCAAATATTAATCATTTACTTTGCAAgattacttttttattttcctttttgctaAAAAGAATTTTGTAGTGTGTGAGAATGAACAATCATATTTAAACCgacaaatcttttttttttttttctccacatATACTTCACTAGTTGAATCAAAATTCCTATGACTGTATATTCTTTCTAACCACAGACAAAAATTGTACAAAACATTCCTACCTAGACAGCATTTGCACTACTGGTTATGGTTACATCTAAGTTTGTGGTATCTTCACTAGCTGCTTTAGATTCTGTTTTGGATTTTGATACAGGTAAGGTTTGCTTCTGAAGTTGGTTGATCGAATTTTCTCGGGACTCCTGTAAGTTGAGTGATGTATAAGCAGACATTCCACATAGAGCTATGATAACTCCACCGATGCTCACAAACCCAGGATCTGAATTGAAAAGTAGATAGCCACCCAATAAAATCACACAAGTCTTAAATTGtcctaaaaccacatgagaggttGCAGATGTTGCCCTGCATGAAAATATTCATCTAGTTTAGATTCAACTAAAAGAAATTCAATTGCATACATGTTTATCATTAAATTACTCATAGTTTTAGCTGCAAATATACAGATACTCAAGAGTCTCACCCAAGAGCCAAAGCACCCGACCATTGTAGGAGAAATCCCAAAAGAGCTGATGTGAAAATTGCAGATGAGCTGTGTAAATTCCACTGGAACAATAACGCCCCTGGTGGATCTAGCCATGGCATCAATGCtaataaaaacaaaattgttACTGGGGTAGTCTTCCACATCAACCTACGCATTACAATCACATGTTGTTAAAATAAAATGTTAGAATTCAGAATGACCAACATATAAATTGCATCTTGTTTACTTACGCAAGAGCAGTCCAATTGGCTTGTTGTTGCAGATTTGACCAAAGAATTTTGTTTATAGCACTTGGAATGATCCATGCAATTGCAATACAAgcaccaaaaaagttgaattgTAAATCTGTTACTGTTGCAATTGCCACGCCCACTGAAACAATAACTAGAGACAAAACCTGCAAGCTTGTGATGCATTGCTAAAATTTTAAGTATTTGTATGTTTCTGACCTATCAATTCATATACTGAAATGTTATGTCTCTGCTTGAAAGAATATGTACAAAAATGTTATGCTAACCTttttaaatgaaatgaattttctaAACAGAACAAACTCTGCAAGAACAATGGTAGGAGTGACTGCAATTTTTGCCATTTGATAGAAACCAATACTGCGAATGAACAAAAGAGTAAGGAAATGACAAGTTTCTTGGTAACAAAAGAAATTGTTCAAGTCTGAATCGTAACCTGTTATGCTTAAGGCTGGCATTCGCAAGGCCAGAGGCGAAAGACATAACAACTCCTAAGGAGAAGAGTGAAGTGAAAGGAGTACTTTTGGAGGGAGGGGAGACTGGAAGCAGCGACAATGTCTTAAAAATGGCAAGCAGAATCCACGCAGTGGTATAATGGATCAATGTGAGAAAGATTGGGAAGTTAAAGCCAATTTTTCCCATCACCTGTAACCAACAAATATAAGATTCTTTTCCCAAATGCCAATGATTTAAAACTATTTTCGCATTTTTCGGCCATAACAAATTGGATTCCAACCAGTGTTTAAACTCATAACCTCCCAGGAGTTTAGATGATTTCAACACTATTAATCTGAAATTCATTAATGCTTTGCCAAAAAATAGTTTCAGAAGCAACGCCACTCACTAATTTGTTTGTCATAATAACCCCCACGGCCACCATGAAATTGAAGGTCATAGCCACAACTGGCCCACAAAATCGTTGCTGTTGCCGCTTGGCTCCTTCTGAAGTTCGAAAATCATTGTAAAGAGAACTTCTGAGCTCTTCCAATGCTCGACCTGATAATTTTGACTATCAAAAGTAAGGAATTCAAAAACAAGGGACACCAAGTCATGGACTAAGGCAACTTCTTTTTGGTAAGGTAAAACAAATATGTCTAAAACATCATATGGAAGGCAAATTAAACTAAATCTCCTATATCAGAAATGAAATTACCAGCTTCAGGTGAAAAATTACAATTATGTAAACAAGCAATTCAACAGAAACAGAGATGAGATCTTGGGGATGTAAATCAAAGAATGAGCCAGGAACAACCATCCATGGACAACAATAGCAGATTAAGAAGGCGGCATTCCTACACCTTTTTTCGTTGGTATTTCAGAAAATTTTAAGGTGAAATGAATGATATATAGGATAGGTATTCCAGCATTGGACTATCAAGTTAATTACTTCTGCTGCATCAAATGATTGTGCCAATTTAGATATTaaataattatgtcccaaaaatgaaatgttgagtagAATATAAAGAATCAAAGACAGGCTATGAACTAAGAAATGGGGCATTTATATGAACAAATGCCACAAGGgaaagcaccaaaaccgaaaaagaGATATGTATAATACATTGTCTAGCTTCTGTAAACCCATATACTTGTAACAAAGGTCGTTTGACAAGAAATTGAGGAATAATGCTATAATAATCAAACCCAGGAACAAAAATTGCTAATTAAACCCACATATAACGAAGAAAATCATTGAGTATTTTAAATAAGAAAACAAGGGAAATCCTAAAGACAGAATATTTCCAGGAAAGGAGAGATTCAGTAGCATGGGGAATCCTTTATTAaaaccataaaaaaaaataaaaaaaaaaagtgtaacaAATGCAAagcaaaagaaaaatgaaaatgaaggcAGGAGAGGATTCATTTGATAAGAACCTGCTTCTCCTGCATCGCTATCTTTTCTCTTGATGAACTTTCTTGCATCATTCTCCAACAAGGATTCAACTAACCCCATAACAAGCAAAAACAAATAATAGTTTAACTATAACAAGAAGTTAATATAAACCCTTCATTAAAGTGATGGCAATGCaggggaaaaaagaaaagaagataaTTAATAAGAGGTGGTTGATGGATTGTAACAAATGGAGCTAGGAGATATGGGATATGAGTGTCCTGCATCTGTAGACAGATTTTGTTTGTTATTTTTAAGGAATCAGTAAATTAATAATAGGGTATGACAACATCCAATTGTAGTATGACACCTAGCTTATTAATAACTAATGACTTATCAAGTATTTAAAACTTAGAAGTATAGTAAGGTGAGGATTCTGTTGGATATAGAAATTTTAAATGATTCATGGGTTAGGGTTACGGAGAAGTTAAGGAAACATCAACTATgtctatattaattttatttatttatttatttttaaatgattAGGAAACATAAATTTATAAGATCAAGAAAGGGTTTTTATTCCGGCGTATTAGAATAATTAAGATCAAGAAAGAGTCAAAAGACTCAAAACCAACATGTGATCATGGCCGTTGGGAACTACTCTCTAGGTCATAGGGATGATCTCATGGAAACAACCCAATTTTGTAGCCAAATGGCTCTACTCCATCAATGCTATTACTATCATcacgcaaaaaaaaaaaaaaaaaaactaaagaatAAATAAGCAAAAATGTCTAATCTAACTTGGTTTAATAATTAAAAGTATATTACTTAATCTAACTTAGTTTAATAATTAAAAGTATATTACTCACCTAACATATTTAACTTTAGGCGCTTGTTGAATCTCCCATCAAGAGAgatagaaagaaaataataaaatagaaatgaATCTTGTTGCCTGATCAGCTAGCAGGTCAACCAAACAGCATGTCCTTTTCTTATATCATATGCTTATGTTTGATGGTGGTTTGTATTAGACAATTAGTCTGCTAATTGTAGGAAAAGGCCAATTAACCTCTCCATATCAAGTGAAAGTGACATGCCTCCATCCCCAGGTTTCAACTACTGAACTTGTACGTTCTCCTGTCTTGCAGAGGATTTCTGCAGGGTTTTTGGTTACCCAGATAAGGGAAgacagagggagagagagaattcCAGAAAGAGAGAACTTTCTTTCTACTCTAACTGATTACATTTCTCGTCTACCGCGGCACTACCAGCTATATGCTCTTAACCACTTAGCTACcgaattgctaaaaatttaaaccAGAGCTAATTCTCTTAACCACTTAGCTGCCAAACAGTTTAAACCAACTAATACTATCCAACCGTATCAAACTTCCACTACTTGTTTCCATAATTTCCTATATTTCCGTAATTTCCCATTATTAGGTGTGATGCTTCATTCTAGAGTTTAATCTCCATGATTTCTTTAAGATTAGAAACCGTAACCATCGGCTCTACGAATGCATTGCAGCATCTGTTTAGAAACCTATTAAAGCAGCTCAAGCAAGGGAACACGAAAGGACACTATTGTGCTTAATCTCAAACCATTGCTCTCATTTTGATAAAGTGAATATAATATTTTATCGCGTGTAAATAAAAATTCCCCAGAAACCAAATCAAGTTATGGTATGGAACAACAATTGAATTAGCATATTATAGCCACAGGAATGAGTTGTGGCATCAATTATCTTCAAGTTGTTGCTCAAGGTGCTCGTTTTCTTTTTTGATGGCGTCGAGATCAGCTTGCAGTTTATCTACATTTAAGCTCCGGAAGGCCATGGCTGTTAGTTtcttttcatattcagccacttctCTTTGTATTCTGTCACTCATGAGGATTTTCTCAGAAATTTGTTCAAAGCACTCATGTATGCTAGTGAGAAGCCTATAAGCTTGGCGTCCTACTGGGTCTTTCTTTGCTTCCCTGTGGAAATATGCTTCTTTTCAGTAAAGCAACAAATAAAGTCATATCCTTCAAAGAAAAAGTATGATGTGTTCCTACTGAAGGTCCAAATTGGAAACAAAAAGGAGAAGCAACCATTTCATACCTGAATATCATTTCATCCAGAACAGCATAGGTTCTATCGAGGCATTCTCGTATAGAGTTGCTTTCTAACTGAATCTCTCTGGTTTCTTTTAAAATCCGCTCTATGTCAGCATCCTGTTTTCGACTGTTTTTCGTGATCTCCTTTATCCGCTCTATATAGGATGTTCTAGTTGGCAGTTTAGGCAGCTTCCCAAGATCCACACAAAGTTTCGAATGTTCCTCCTCCCTAAAGAATAACAAGATATATGTTATAAGAATGTGCAAAATATTCATAGAATGAATTCATCATGGTTTCAACAGCATACCGCCTCCTAAGTTCAGACAAGATGGACTGCTTTTCCGGCTCAACTTCCCTCAACTTTTGTAGCTTCTCTTGAGCCTCTGGTATGTTTGCATAAAGAGACTCCTCTAGGGTTCTCTTTTTCTCCTCCAGAGGCTTTTTGAAAGCATCCCTGGAAAAAATATGTATGCCAGCAAAAATTCATTTGCATTATAATTAATTCATttgcattataattattattgttatcatCATTTTAACCCAGATACCCATCAATTCCATAAAAACTATTTCTTTGCCaggtgataataataataataataataggaacCTAAAACTAAAAGTTAACAGAACAGCCATATCCTACCACTTTGACTCCAATTCCACAATATTAAACTTTTTGGAATCTACTTGCTTGTTAAGCAGCTCAAGATAAAATTCAATAGGGTGGTGATCATCAAATGCCATTTCTGCTGCGTCCTTTAACAACTCCAACTCTTGTTCAAGTTTCTGTAATTCTGAATTCCTTGCAGCCACCTCCTTCATGAGAACTTTTTCTTCATCTTGTAATATTTCACTCTCACGTCTCATCTAGTAATCAAATGTAAGCAAAAAGGAGTATCAGCATTATTTTCCCTTCAAATCTTATTTTGGACCTTTATTTCTCTATCAAAATTTATGCTTTTGGTTCAATTTTGATACCATACACTCAGAATGGTCATCAAAAacatatttcaaattttaattccctTACTTTGCACAGCCATGTAATAGCCCAAAGTTACCACATGTATACAAGTGTATACCTTGGATGACTGGTCCCTAGCAGGATTCGCTTTCTGAAATGCATCTCTTCCTGAGTTCCCTTCTGCAGCCAAAAGGTTTCCAATTCCAACAAAAGCCAATTTGTCCTTGCCAAAATTTGTTGTCCTTAACCCACTGAAGGACGTGTCTTCAACCTTGGAATCAGACAACTCTGATTCTACATTATGAAGACTAAGATCCTTGAATTTTTCCTGGTTATGGTTAAGATCTAACCCTCTGTCATCAGCTTTCTCCATCCAGTCCTCCAAATTATCAGTAGAGCCCtcctcttttattttccttctgcTATTTGCATCCTTCAGATCAGGGAATTTAACATCAACAGATGACTCAGAAAGCCTTTCCACTAAGAATCTCACCAACTTAAACAAGTCCTCTTCTGATGGATACAGGAACTGCCGTAAGCAAGACATATAATCTGTTCTAAGAATAATTTTAAAACAATAAGAACAGCAGTAACAAGAATGAGAGAAAAAGGAGGCACATTTATCAAGACAATGAGTAATGACCACTAACAACTATCAAAACACAAAGGAAGATTTGTTGCATTCCTGAATTAGGAAATAAGCAAATTAAGTATCAAATAAGTCTATAGTCCTCATCTATCAAACTCTCAAGGAATCCAACAATAAGTAATGACCCCTTACAAATATCAAGACAAAGGAAGAAGTGTCGCATTCCTGAATTAGGAAATAAGCAAATTAAGTAAGTATATATTCCTCAACCAACAAACTCTCAAGGAATCCAATGGCCTCTTTGACCCAAAAAGCAAAGCAAAAATCTATTTCATTACACTCCTTTAAATTTCAATTCGATGCCCAAAATTTCCCAAGGACAAAGCCCTTAGTTAAAGAGCCTGCTTATTGCAGTTGTCATGTTATCTCAAAACTTCATTAAATTTTATCATGTCTATGTATCTACAACTCTTTTATGCCCAATTTTCCTTTTTTCTCAGCAGTGTTTGCGCAAAAGTAAAACTTCTCTAGAAATAGACTGACTTAATAAATAGCAAAGCTATTGTAATTCCTGTTTAACGCTGAATGAACTTATTTCAATGATTCAATCCCACCTCCAATCTAGTTGCATTAATTTCATAAGGGACTCAAAATTAgaaaaggaaaattaaaaaaaaaaaaatcatatcttATTCTACTGGCACTGACACACAACTGAAATAGGCCATACTGAAAAGTAGAAATCTTTCCCGACTCCGGGGTAACAACCAACTTAataaaaattgcaaaaaaaaaaaaaacaatcgactctctttcctttcctccattcTCTCAGCAACCAAACACTAATCCAGCAACAAATTACACAATAAATGCATATGCAGATATTTTGGGAGAGTGCGAATTGCAATATTAGTACCTTATAATAGGTCATGTCTCCAAGGTAACCGAGTCTCTTAATAGCTAAAGCCATATCCGTACAGATCTTGAATTTATCGACCAAGGAGTCGGGGAAAGATGAAGGCAACGACGCCGTTTCATCGAGGAGGTTAAGAGACTGAGCACAGATCGAGACCAAAGTTGCCGGCGTCAAGTCTTGGACCGATGCAACGTTGCTTGGGATTGAAACGCCGGCGTTCTGGAGCGACTTCAACAACACATCCTTGTACTCCTCCATAAGGACTCCTCTCTCTCGATGGAAAGGTTCTCTTTTTGCGTTGTTTTCTGCGTTTTCGTCCTCCGCTATGTTTCGACCGATCAGTGATTGATTAGCTTAGCTAACACCCATTCAAGACTCCAAAGTCGAAACTCTGTGACCTGATACGTATTGGAGAGAAATAGTAGCCTGCGACCGCGACATGCTATCGCTTGCTTTCCGTCCTGTTATCGCCTGCCACGTGGCAACAGGAGCTGGAATTTTTTTTTGGGACTTTAGAAATGTTCAGAAATTGAATTCTAATATTACTGTTTAGTATACTATTTTCCTTATATATGTTAAAATTCTTTTATGCtaacataaatataaaaatttcacatTTTTAAGCAAAGGATAGACAACAAAGCCTGAAAAGTTGGAAATCTCGTGCACTTGAGCgctcttttatttatatttcagCGTATACATGTCTATGATCTTTATGGACATAATTAAGCAAATTCAACGTCAATGTCTGTGCTGCTTTTTGTTACGGTGAAGAGGTATACTTTTGCTCTATCTTGCAGTTTGAAGATGTGGTATATAGAATGAGGAATAGCCAAGCTTCCTCTGCCAATCCTGTGAAGGCAGTACTGTCAAAGGTAGCGTCACAGCTGAACTTGGAGCAAGATAATTGCAAGAAAATCTTGAAGGGTATAACAGGAAGCATTGGCCCCGGTGAAATCCTTGATCTAATGGGTCCTTTTGGTAGTGGTAAAACAACCCAGCTAAAGATAATAGGAGGAAGATTAACAGATACAATTAAAGGAAGCATCACTTACAATGATATTCCTTGTAATGCAGCCCTTAAGAGAAGGTTAGTCAACTTCAAAGATTACTTATCTCTCTACCATTaacatttcattattttttacaTGCATTATTTGTAATATTACTGTACTTTAAGAGCAATTTGTGCACAGGATTGGATTGACACGGGATGATGTGCTATTCCCACAACTTACAGTGGATGAAACTTTGGTCTTCGCTGCATTTTTGAGACTTCCTGGAAACATGAGTCAACAACAGAAATATGCCAGGGTAGAGGTCATTGTATAGGAGCTAGGCCGTGAAAGGTATGTACTTGATTGATCATGAACAACGGATAACGTGATACTCTAAATGATGGCTATTTGATGgctttataataaattttctCTTTAATTAATTCCGTATCTAAAATATGGTTAAATTTT contains the following coding sequences:
- the LOC110671643 gene encoding nucleotide-sugar uncharacterized transporter 2 isoform X1, with translation MGLVESLLENDARKFIKRKDSDAGEAGRALEELRSSLYNDFRTSEGAKRQQQRFCGPVVAMTFNFMVAVGVIMTNKLVMGKIGFNFPIFLTLIHYTTAWILLAIFKTLSLLPVSPPSKSTPFTSLFSLGVVMSFASGLANASLKHNSIGFYQMAKIAVTPTIVLAEFVLFRKFISFKKVLSLVIVSVGVAIATVTDLQFNFFGACIAIAWIIPSAINKILWSNLQQQANWTALALMWKTTPVTILFLLALMPWLDPPGALLFQWNLHSSSAIFTSALLGFLLQWSGALALGATSATSHVVLGQFKTCVILLGGYLLFNSDPGFVSIGGVIIALCGMSAYTSLNLQESRENSINQLQKQTLPVSKSKTESKAASEDTTNLDVTITSSANAV
- the LOC110671643 gene encoding nucleotide-sugar uncharacterized transporter 2 isoform X2, which gives rise to MMQESSSREKIAMQEKQSKLSGRALEELRSSLYNDFRTSEGAKRQQQRFCGPVVAMTFNFMVAVGVIMTNKLVMGKIGFNFPIFLTLIHYTTAWILLAIFKTLSLLPVSPPSKSTPFTSLFSLGVVMSFASGLANASLKHNSIGFYQMAKIAVTPTIVLAEFVLFRKFISFKKVLSLVIVSVGVAIATVTDLQFNFFGACIAIAWIIPSAINKILWSNLQQQANWTALALMWKTTPVTILFLLALMPWLDPPGALLFQWNLHSSSAIFTSALLGFLLQWSGALALGATSATSHVVLGQFKTCVILLGGYLLFNSDPGFVSIGGVIIALCGMSAYTSLNLQESRENSINQLQKQTLPVSKSKTESKAASEDTTNLDVTITSSANAV
- the LOC131176985 gene encoding uncharacterized protein LOC131176985 isoform X1; the protein is MEEYKDVLLKSLQNAGVSIPSNVASVQDLTPATLVSICAQSLNLLDETASLPSSFPDSLVDKFKICTDMALAIKRLGYLGDMTYYKFLYPSEEDLFKLVRFLVERLSESSVDVKFPDLKDANSRRKIKEEGSTDNLEDWMEKADDRGLDLNHNQEKFKDLSLHNVESELSDSKVEDTSFSGLRTTNFGKDKLAFVGIGNLLAAEGNSGRDAFQKANPARDQSSKMRRESEILQDEEKVLMKEVAARNSELQKLEQELELLKDAAEMAFDDHHPIEFYLELLNKQVDSKKFNIVELESKWDAFKKPLEEKKRTLEESLYANIPEAQEKLQKLREVEPEKQSILSELRRREEEHSKLCVDLGKLPKLPTRTSYIERIKEITKNSRKQDADIERILKETREIQLESNSIRECLDRTYAVLDEMIFREAKKDPVGRQAYRLLTSIHECFEQISEKILMSDRIQREVAEYEKKLTAMAFRSLNVDKLQADLDAIKKENEHLEQQLEDN
- the LOC131176985 gene encoding uncharacterized protein LOC131176985 isoform X2; protein product: MSCLRQFLYPSEEDLFKLVRFLVERLSESSVDVKFPDLKDANSRRKIKEEGSTDNLEDWMEKADDRGLDLNHNQEKFKDLSLHNVESELSDSKVEDTSFSGLRTTNFGKDKLAFVGIGNLLAAEGNSGRDAFQKANPARDQSSKMRRESEILQDEEKVLMKEVAARNSELQKLEQELELLKDAAEMAFDDHHPIEFYLELLNKQVDSKKFNIVELESKWDAFKKPLEEKKRTLEESLYANIPEAQEKLQKLREVEPEKQSILSELRRREEEHSKLCVDLGKLPKLPTRTSYIERIKEITKNSRKQDADIERILKETREIQLESNSIRECLDRTYAVLDEMIFREAKKDPVGRQAYRLLTSIHECFEQISEKILMSDRIQREVAEYEKKLTAMAFRSLNVDKLQADLDAIKKENEHLEQQLEDN
- the LOC131176987 gene encoding ABC transporter G family member 26-like, giving the protein LSKFNVNVCAAFCYGEEVYFCSILQFEDVVYRMRNSQASSANPVKAVLSKVASQLNLEQDNCKKILKGITGSIGPGEILDLMGPFGSGKTTQLKIIGGRLTDTIKGSITYNDIPCNAALKRRIGLTRDDVLFPQLTVDETLVFAAFLRLPGNMSQQQKYARVEVIV